A window from Gemmatimonadales bacterium encodes these proteins:
- a CDS encoding amidohydrolase family protein — translation MRLFAVALSVVVVTSAAGGGQPLSAQQPATPIVVRAARMVDVVSGQLLRNPVLVVEGDRITAVNPAAAPRGARTIDLGDVTLLPGLIDLHTHLSMEIGASSFTAAATTTPAAEAFNTVQYALRTIHAGVTTVRDFGGDNTVALGHAIEKGIITGPHVIPSRNPLGITGGHCDLTGFAPGVLEQRIEDGVADGPWDVVRAVRYQIKHGAQVIKTCATAGVLSLEGPVGAQQYTYEELKAMVDEAARHGVRVAAHAHGNAGIKAAVRAGVTSIEHGSELDDEAIALMKQHGTYLVPTTYLVGRINLAVLPAQVRRKAEAILPIAQASLRKAIASGVKIGFGTDAGVYPHGENARELALYVKYGLSSIDALRSATVHAADALGKTDRGVIEAGRLADLIAVPGNPLEDITATERVSWVMHAGKVIKGSGAS, via the coding sequence ATGCGTCTGTTCGCAGTCGCCCTGTCGGTCGTCGTCGTTACCAGCGCAGCAGGCGGCGGTCAGCCGCTCAGCGCCCAGCAACCTGCTACCCCGATCGTGGTCCGGGCCGCCCGGATGGTCGACGTGGTCAGCGGTCAGCTGCTGCGCAACCCCGTCCTGGTGGTCGAGGGCGACAGGATCACCGCCGTCAACCCGGCCGCGGCACCCCGGGGCGCGCGCACCATCGACCTGGGCGATGTCACGCTGCTGCCTGGCTTGATCGACCTGCACACCCACCTGTCGATGGAAATCGGCGCGAGTTCCTTTACGGCGGCAGCCACGACCACTCCGGCCGCGGAGGCGTTCAACACGGTCCAGTATGCCCTCCGAACCATCCATGCCGGTGTTACAACGGTTCGCGATTTTGGCGGCGACAACACCGTCGCACTCGGACACGCGATCGAGAAAGGGATCATCACGGGCCCCCATGTGATTCCGTCGCGCAACCCGCTCGGCATTACCGGCGGGCACTGCGATCTGACCGGCTTCGCGCCCGGGGTGCTCGAGCAGCGCATCGAGGACGGTGTTGCCGACGGCCCGTGGGATGTGGTCCGGGCGGTTCGCTATCAGATCAAGCACGGCGCCCAGGTCATCAAGACCTGCGCGACCGCCGGCGTGTTGTCGCTCGAAGGACCGGTTGGCGCGCAACAGTATACCTACGAAGAACTCAAGGCCATGGTGGACGAGGCCGCCCGGCACGGGGTGCGGGTAGCGGCCCATGCGCATGGCAACGCCGGTATCAAAGCGGCCGTCCGCGCGGGCGTCACCTCGATCGAGCATGGTTCCGAGCTCGATGATGAGGCCATCGCCCTGATGAAGCAGCACGGCACCTATCTCGTCCCCACGACCTATCTCGTTGGTCGAATCAACCTGGCGGTGCTGCCGGCGCAGGTCCGGCGGAAGGCGGAGGCGATTCTGCCGATCGCGCAGGCCAGCCTTCGGAAGGCGATCGCTTCCGGAGTAAAGATCGGGTTTGGCACGGACGCGGGGGTCTATCCGCACGGGGAGAACGCCAGGGAGCTGGCGCTCTATGTCAAATACGGGCTTTCATCGATCGATGCCCTGCGCAGCGCGACGGTCCACGCGGCCGACGCGCTCGGCAAGACTGATCGGGGCGTAATCGAGGCGGGGCGCCTGGCCGACCTGATTGCGGTGCCGGGTAACCCGCTCGAGGACATTACGGCCACCGAGCGGGTCAGCTGGGTGATGCATGCCGGGAAGGTGATCAAGGGCAGCGGCGCAAGCTAA
- a CDS encoding DMT family transporter has translation MRLNRSALLLAGFSFFWSIAETVVPASGVSLYQIVWSRYAVHLAVLLLLFAPRRGVTALVRTPRPGWQILRSLLMLGMPLCFIFGVRMLRPGNMLGVFWIAPLMIIALAALSRASFGGVRTLVAAGTGLLGVWLVLRPDSDALTLPALLPIGMALCFALYIHMTAQMRDEAILPKLVHTALWVFLALSLLMPAVWRTPSLAGVGSLVAIGSIGLFGLYLLDRAVDTDRWAALAPVLYLQVVYEVLFRWGLRDMAPSRLGLIGMGLIVLAVLPAFFGREERGSREEAAPVRAA, from the coding sequence ATGAGGCTGAACCGCTCGGCGCTGCTGCTGGCTGGGTTCTCGTTCTTCTGGTCGATCGCGGAGACCGTCGTGCCGGCAAGCGGCGTCTCGCTCTACCAGATCGTCTGGAGCCGGTACGCCGTCCATCTGGCCGTGCTGTTGCTGCTGTTCGCACCGCGCCGCGGTGTCACGGCGCTGGTACGCACCCCTCGGCCCGGCTGGCAGATCCTGCGCTCGCTCCTGATGCTCGGCATGCCCCTCTGCTTCATCTTCGGCGTGCGGATGCTGCGCCCCGGCAACATGCTGGGCGTCTTCTGGATCGCGCCGCTCATGATCATCGCGCTCGCTGCGCTCAGCCGCGCCTCCTTCGGCGGTGTACGGACGCTGGTCGCGGCGGGAACGGGGCTTCTGGGCGTCTGGCTCGTGCTGCGTCCCGACTCGGACGCACTGACCCTTCCCGCGCTGCTCCCGATCGGCATGGCGTTGTGCTTTGCGCTGTACATTCACATGACGGCGCAGATGCGCGACGAGGCCATCCTGCCCAAACTGGTGCACACGGCGCTCTGGGTCTTCCTCGCGCTCAGCTTGCTGATGCCGGCCGTATGGAGGACGCCGAGTCTCGCCGGCGTCGGTTCGCTGGTCGCGATCGGGAGCATCGGACTGTTCGGCCTCTACCTGCTCGACCGGGCGGTCGATACGGACCGCTGGGCGGCGCTGGCGCCCGTGCTCTATCTCCAGGTCGTGTACGAGGTGCTGTTCCGCTGGGGGCTCCGCGACATGGCACCGAGTCGCTTGGGGCTTATCGGGATGGGGTTGATCGTCTTGGCCGTCTTGCCGGCGTTCTTCGGGCGGGAGGAGCGCGGCAGCCGCGAGGAAGCGGCTCCCGTCCGAGCTGCTTAG
- a CDS encoding type I polyketide synthase, producing the protein MTAKPPQDYRALLKRSLVAIDELKARVAELEQAQSEPIAVIGLGCRMPGGVKDPESLWQLLASGVDAVTEVPADRWDVDAYFDPDPDALGKTYSRWGAFLDNVDRFDAHFFGISPREAVSMDPQQRLLLEVVWESLEHAGIGPARLAGSQTAVYLGVSTQDYSNRILEAQGPSRSDAYASSGTADSMAAGRISYVLGLHGPNVALDTACSSSLVATHLAMLSLRNREADLALAAGVNLTLTPNGSILTSRGRMTSPTGRCHTFDAAADGYVRGEGCAVLVLKRLSDARRDGDRVMAVIRGSAINQDGRSSGLTAPYGPAQEAVIEAALANARLTPTDVGYVEAHGTGTSLGDPIEIKALGEVYGRGRPADRPLMVGSIKTNVGHLEGAAGVAGLAKAIVALQHKQLPPHLHFHTPNPLIPWDKYPIAVPTVLTDWTVAPDQRRRVGISSFGFSGTNAHVILEEAPPVEPTACPVDRSTQLLVLSAQTPDALTTLARDFAAYFDRTDAALLADVAATAASGRSHFSERLAVTASSAEEARDRLRAAAAGEIVAGVARGRAGGNVSPDIVFMFTGQGAQYPGMARELYETQPTFRRTVDRCAAIVDQHLDRPLLSVLFADQGAEPLVDQTTYTQPALFVIEYALAELWRSWGAEPAVVLGHSVGEYVAACVAGVFSLEDALQLIAVRGRLMGALPRNGGMAAVFAAEADVARVLAEIGGPIAIAGVNGPTNVVISGRNDLVDRAVQQFAAAGVETQRLNVSHAFHSPLMDPILDEFESVAQKVRFASPQIGLVSNVTGRMAGPEILTARYWREHLRAAVRFADSIATLDQDGYRLFLEVGPHPTLTGMARRCLPEGRATWLASLRKGRSDWSAMLENLGQLYVNGLKVDWAGFERDYASARRRVVLPTYPFQRERYWLELESSHRQALAPTASGHPLLGGKVLSPLDIFETSIGLAEFPFLADHRIAGLTLFPGTGYLELARAAAAEVRGGDVTLEQVTIQEAMEVPDSGTVTVQVILAPTGQAHTFQIFSSTGDDPKAPVWKLHASGTVAAAADAPSEPYPLDAIRSRTRDTVDLPTYYEKLAAVGAEYGPVFRGITEIHRGVGEVVGRVVLPGAAAPGRYGLHPALLDACFQLTGAALPDAEGEASDRDVYVPVGIGAVEMFRPGASDIWCHVTLTSDGQSGDSVAADLVLVDAEGHMVARVASLTLRRVSRQTLERLFRKRAPGDGVFEVAWRQVPSSSAATAAARWLIVGEGRGVADRLAERLRADGHRVDLARDGAAWSHQGETWQLDLTDRAQVDRLMAALGTAGDSPLHGIVYLAALDGPPDAFEVARQPDRATLGALHLANASAETGARLWLVTAGGQPVDGSISDPAQAPLWGLGAVVAAEYPSMMLVRLDLAPDPAAHLDALLDALLRPDDETQVAYRGGHRFVARLVPAQVVSPVAEQPIRLEIPTRGQLDYLALQPMRRTPPGPGEVEIRVHATGLNFRDVLNALGMYPGDPGPLGNECAGVVSAVGAGVEDLAVGDEVITMVDQSFATYVLAPAVLTVRKPANLTFAEAATIPVTFLTADYALNHLGRMKAGDRVLIHAATGGVGMAAIQLAKRAGAEIFGTAGNPTKRAVAKQLGAHHVSDSRSLSFVDDVRAATNGEGVDIALNSLAGEFIPKTLELLRPGGRFIEIGKTDAWNQAVVDAQYTGLEYYLLYLGEIAAADPALIRRMFLDLLADFERGALTPLPNHLFPLEQSVEAFRFMAQAKHMGKVVITQRHGPTVRPDGSYLVTGGVGGLGLAVAGWLVAQGARDLILTARRPPTDAARAAVAELEAAGARVTVTQGDVAERDDVVRILEAARRDHAPLRGIIHAAGIVEDRMLPDQDVESFRRVMAPKVAGSWHLHQLTERVPLDFFVMFSSGAALLGSPGQGNYAAANLFLDMLAHHRQAKGLPALSINWGSWSEVGMAASVSQQHRRRWAALGLEMITPEDGVRALGEVMAGAVSPRVAVLPLRLSKLTDAAGPFFRELLATVTTTGSVAEPAVDMRAVLAAAAPDDRRGLIVEFLQGQLIRVLALSSSYRVDPDRSIMDMGLDSLMAMELRNRLEANFQVTVAVADLLLGPSTNELASTIEAQLALTADGAGAENAALLESIDTLSEEDLDAQLSKLLAERGGASSP; encoded by the coding sequence ATGACGGCCAAGCCGCCGCAGGACTATCGCGCGCTGCTCAAGCGCTCCCTGGTGGCGATCGACGAACTCAAGGCCCGGGTCGCCGAGTTGGAGCAGGCGCAGTCGGAGCCGATCGCGGTCATCGGGCTGGGTTGTCGGATGCCGGGTGGCGTCAAGGATCCGGAGTCTCTCTGGCAGCTGCTGGCCTCCGGGGTCGACGCGGTGACCGAGGTACCGGCGGACCGCTGGGACGTCGACGCTTATTTCGATCCGGACCCGGATGCCCTGGGCAAGACCTACAGCCGATGGGGCGCCTTCCTCGATAACGTCGATCGGTTCGACGCTCATTTCTTCGGCATTTCACCGCGTGAAGCGGTCAGCATGGATCCGCAGCAGCGCCTCCTGCTCGAAGTCGTCTGGGAATCGCTGGAGCATGCGGGAATCGGGCCGGCGCGCCTGGCGGGCAGCCAGACGGCCGTCTACCTGGGTGTGTCGACGCAGGATTATTCGAATCGGATTCTCGAGGCCCAGGGTCCGAGCCGCTCCGATGCGTACGCGTCATCGGGGACAGCCGACAGCATGGCTGCCGGGCGGATTTCCTATGTGCTGGGGCTGCACGGGCCCAACGTGGCGCTCGACACGGCATGCTCGTCGTCGCTGGTGGCGACCCATCTGGCAATGCTCAGCTTGCGGAATCGGGAAGCGGACCTGGCGCTCGCGGCCGGGGTGAATCTGACCCTGACGCCGAATGGCTCCATTCTCACGTCCCGTGGACGGATGACCTCGCCGACCGGTCGATGCCACACCTTCGACGCAGCGGCCGACGGTTATGTCCGCGGCGAGGGGTGTGCCGTGCTGGTGCTCAAGCGGCTGTCGGATGCACGGCGCGACGGTGATCGAGTCATGGCCGTGATCCGCGGGTCCGCCATCAACCAGGACGGACGGAGCAGCGGCCTGACCGCGCCGTACGGCCCGGCGCAGGAAGCGGTAATCGAGGCGGCGCTCGCCAATGCGCGGCTTACTCCGACCGACGTCGGATACGTCGAAGCTCACGGCACCGGCACCTCGCTCGGCGACCCGATCGAGATCAAGGCGCTCGGTGAGGTTTATGGACGGGGTCGTCCTGCGGATCGACCGCTCATGGTCGGGTCGATCAAGACCAATGTCGGCCATCTGGAGGGTGCCGCCGGCGTGGCTGGGCTCGCCAAGGCAATCGTGGCACTGCAGCACAAGCAGCTTCCACCGCACCTGCATTTCCACACGCCGAATCCGCTGATTCCCTGGGACAAGTATCCCATCGCGGTGCCGACGGTGCTGACCGACTGGACCGTGGCGCCGGATCAGCGCCGCCGGGTCGGCATCAGCTCCTTCGGGTTCAGCGGCACGAACGCGCACGTGATTCTGGAGGAAGCGCCGCCGGTCGAACCGACGGCGTGCCCGGTCGACCGATCGACCCAGCTGCTCGTACTGTCGGCCCAGACGCCGGATGCGTTGACGACGCTGGCCCGGGACTTCGCGGCATACTTCGACCGCACGGATGCGGCGCTTCTTGCGGACGTGGCGGCTACTGCAGCGAGCGGTCGGTCGCACTTCAGCGAGCGCCTGGCCGTCACGGCGAGCTCCGCGGAGGAAGCCCGCGATCGGCTGCGCGCAGCAGCGGCCGGCGAGATCGTCGCGGGCGTTGCGCGCGGTCGGGCGGGCGGCAACGTATCGCCCGACATCGTGTTCATGTTTACGGGGCAGGGGGCACAGTATCCCGGCATGGCCCGGGAACTCTACGAGACGCAGCCAACCTTCCGTCGGACGGTCGATCGCTGCGCCGCCATCGTGGATCAGCATCTCGACCGGCCACTCCTGAGCGTGCTCTTTGCCGACCAGGGTGCCGAGCCGCTAGTCGATCAGACCACTTATACGCAGCCGGCCCTGTTCGTGATCGAGTATGCGCTGGCCGAGCTGTGGCGCTCCTGGGGTGCCGAACCCGCGGTGGTGCTGGGCCACAGCGTGGGCGAATACGTCGCCGCGTGTGTGGCGGGCGTGTTCAGCCTCGAGGATGCGCTGCAGTTGATCGCGGTACGGGGCCGCCTGATGGGTGCGTTGCCGCGTAACGGAGGAATGGCCGCAGTGTTCGCCGCCGAAGCCGACGTGGCGCGGGTGCTGGCCGAGATCGGCGGACCGATTGCGATTGCGGGTGTGAACGGTCCGACCAACGTGGTCATCTCGGGGCGGAACGATCTCGTCGATCGCGCCGTCCAGCAATTTGCGGCGGCTGGCGTCGAGACGCAGCGGCTCAACGTGTCGCATGCCTTCCATTCGCCGCTCATGGACCCGATCCTCGATGAGTTCGAGAGCGTCGCCCAGAAGGTTCGGTTTGCCAGCCCGCAGATCGGCCTCGTGTCCAATGTGACGGGCCGCATGGCGGGTCCCGAGATCCTGACCGCGCGGTACTGGCGCGAACATCTGCGCGCCGCTGTCCGCTTTGCCGACTCGATTGCGACGCTGGATCAGGACGGCTACCGGCTGTTCCTCGAGGTCGGGCCCCATCCGACGCTCACCGGCATGGCGCGGCGGTGCCTGCCTGAAGGCCGGGCAACCTGGCTTGCCTCGCTCCGCAAGGGCCGCTCCGACTGGAGCGCGATGCTGGAGAATCTGGGTCAGCTCTACGTCAACGGCCTCAAGGTCGACTGGGCGGGCTTCGAGCGCGACTACGCCTCGGCGCGCCGCCGCGTGGTGCTGCCCACCTATCCGTTCCAGCGCGAGCGGTACTGGCTGGAGCTCGAGTCGTCACACCGGCAGGCGCTCGCGCCCACTGCAAGCGGCCACCCCCTGCTCGGCGGCAAGGTGCTGAGCCCGCTCGACATCTTCGAGACGTCCATCGGGCTCGCGGAATTTCCATTTCTGGCGGACCATCGCATCGCTGGTCTGACGCTGTTTCCGGGCACCGGGTATCTCGAGCTGGCACGCGCCGCCGCAGCGGAAGTGCGCGGCGGCGACGTGACCCTCGAGCAGGTCACCATCCAGGAGGCCATGGAGGTGCCGGATAGCGGGACGGTGACCGTCCAGGTCATCCTGGCGCCGACGGGCCAGGCCCACACCTTCCAGATCTTCAGCTCGACAGGTGACGATCCCAAGGCGCCGGTGTGGAAGCTCCACGCCTCGGGAACCGTGGCCGCGGCGGCGGACGCCCCCAGTGAACCGTACCCGCTCGACGCGATCCGAAGCCGGACGCGCGACACAGTCGATTTGCCGACCTACTACGAGAAGCTCGCCGCGGTTGGTGCGGAGTACGGGCCGGTGTTTCGTGGTATCACCGAGATTCATCGCGGCGTCGGCGAGGTGGTGGGCCGAGTCGTGCTTCCGGGCGCAGCGGCCCCGGGACGCTACGGACTGCATCCGGCGCTGCTCGATGCTTGCTTCCAGCTGACCGGCGCGGCGCTGCCCGATGCCGAGGGCGAGGCTTCAGACCGTGACGTCTACGTCCCGGTGGGTATCGGCGCGGTCGAGATGTTCCGTCCGGGCGCGAGCGACATCTGGTGTCACGTGACCCTGACCTCCGACGGACAGTCGGGTGACAGCGTGGCTGCCGATCTCGTCCTGGTTGATGCGGAGGGGCACATGGTGGCACGGGTCGCCAGTTTGACGCTCCGCCGCGTGTCGCGCCAGACGCTCGAACGTCTCTTCCGAAAGCGGGCGCCGGGCGACGGCGTCTTCGAGGTGGCCTGGCGGCAGGTGCCGAGCTCGTCCGCAGCAACCGCCGCGGCGCGCTGGCTCATCGTCGGCGAGGGCCGCGGGGTAGCAGATCGCCTGGCCGAACGGCTGCGTGCCGACGGTCATCGGGTCGATCTCGCCCGCGACGGCGCCGCATGGTCGCACCAGGGCGAGACCTGGCAGCTCGATCTGACGGATCGGGCCCAGGTCGACCGCCTGATGGCTGCCCTCGGCACGGCCGGCGACAGTCCGTTGCATGGGATCGTCTACCTTGCCGCGCTCGACGGCCCGCCGGACGCGTTCGAGGTTGCCCGGCAGCCCGATCGAGCTACCCTCGGCGCGCTCCATCTGGCCAACGCCTCGGCCGAAACCGGGGCGCGGCTCTGGCTCGTCACGGCGGGCGGCCAGCCGGTGGACGGCTCCATCTCTGACCCCGCCCAGGCGCCGCTCTGGGGGCTGGGCGCGGTGGTAGCGGCCGAGTATCCGTCGATGATGCTGGTGCGCCTCGATCTCGCCCCCGACCCGGCGGCCCATCTCGACGCGCTGCTCGATGCGCTGCTGCGACCCGATGACGAAACCCAGGTTGCCTATCGCGGTGGTCATCGTTTCGTCGCGCGGCTGGTGCCAGCACAGGTCGTCAGTCCCGTTGCCGAGCAACCGATCCGGCTGGAGATCCCGACCCGGGGCCAGCTCGACTATCTCGCGCTCCAGCCGATGCGTCGCACCCCTCCGGGGCCCGGAGAGGTGGAGATCCGCGTGCATGCCACCGGCCTCAATTTCCGTGACGTCTTGAATGCCCTGGGCATGTACCCCGGCGATCCCGGTCCCTTGGGCAACGAGTGTGCCGGCGTGGTTAGCGCCGTTGGCGCGGGCGTCGAGGATCTGGCCGTGGGCGACGAAGTCATCACCATGGTGGATCAGAGTTTTGCCACCTATGTGCTCGCGCCGGCCGTCCTCACGGTGCGGAAGCCGGCCAATCTGACGTTCGCCGAGGCGGCCACGATCCCGGTCACCTTCCTCACGGCCGATTATGCCCTCAACCACCTGGGTCGGATGAAGGCGGGCGACCGGGTGTTGATCCACGCGGCCACCGGCGGCGTCGGCATGGCTGCCATTCAGCTCGCCAAGCGGGCGGGTGCCGAGATCTTCGGAACCGCCGGCAACCCGACCAAGCGGGCAGTGGCGAAGCAGCTCGGCGCGCATCACGTGAGCGATTCGCGCTCCCTCTCCTTCGTGGATGACGTGCGCGCTGCCACCAACGGAGAGGGCGTCGACATCGCGCTCAACTCGCTGGCCGGCGAATTCATCCCCAAGACGCTCGAACTGTTGCGTCCGGGCGGTCGCTTCATCGAAATCGGCAAGACGGACGCGTGGAACCAGGCAGTCGTCGACGCGCAGTATACCGGGCTCGAATACTACCTGCTGTACCTGGGTGAAATCGCCGCGGCCGATCCGGCTCTGATCCGGCGGATGTTCCTCGACCTCCTGGCGGATTTCGAGCGTGGCGCGCTGACGCCGCTGCCGAACCATCTCTTCCCGTTGGAGCAATCGGTCGAGGCGTTCCGCTTCATGGCGCAAGCCAAGCACATGGGCAAGGTCGTCATCACGCAGCGGCATGGCCCCACCGTGCGGCCCGACGGCAGCTACCTGGTTACGGGTGGTGTGGGCGGCTTGGGCCTCGCGGTGGCCGGGTGGCTGGTGGCGCAGGGCGCGCGCGACCTGATTCTCACGGCTCGCCGGCCCCCGACCGATGCGGCTCGTGCGGCCGTGGCGGAGCTCGAGGCAGCCGGTGCGCGCGTCACCGTAACTCAGGGTGACGTGGCGGAACGGGACGACGTGGTCCGCATCCTCGAGGCCGCACGCCGCGACCACGCCCCGCTTCGCGGCATCATTCACGCCGCGGGTATCGTCGAGGACCGGATGCTGCCGGACCAGGACGTCGAGAGTTTCCGGCGCGTGATGGCGCCCAAGGTGGCGGGCAGCTGGCATCTGCACCAGCTCACCGAGCGCGTCCCGCTCGACTTCTTCGTGATGTTCTCCTCGGGGGCCGCTTTGCTGGGCTCACCGGGGCAGGGCAACTACGCCGCCGCCAATCTGTTCCTCGACATGCTGGCCCACCATCGCCAGGCCAAGGGGCTTCCCGCGCTCAGCATCAACTGGGGCAGCTGGTCCGAGGTGGGCATGGCCGCCAGCGTCAGCCAACAGCACCGCCGCCGCTGGGCCGCGCTCGGCCTCGAGATGATCACGCCGGAGGACGGCGTCCGCGCCCTGGGCGAGGTCATGGCCGGCGCCGTCTCGCCTCGTGTGGCCGTGCTGCCGCTTCGGCTGTCAAAGCTCACGGATGCGGCGGGTCCGTTCTTCCGGGAGCTGCTGGCTACGGTCACGACCACGGGTTCCGTTGCGGAGCCGGCGGTCGACATGCGGGCCGTTCTCGCCGCCGCGGCGCCCGATGACCGGCGTGGGCTGATCGTCGAGTTCCTTCAGGGCCAGCTGATTCGCGTGCTGGCGCTGAGTTCGTCATATCGGGTCGACCCCGACCGCTCCATCATGGACATGGGGCTCGACTCGCTGATGGCGATGGAACTCCGCAACCGACTCGAAGCCAATTTCCAGGTGACGGTTGCGGTGGCTGATCTGCTGCTCGGGCCGAGCACCAATGAACTCGCCTCCACCATCGAGGCGCAGCTCGCGCTCACAGCGGACGGTGCGGGTGCGGAGAACGCGGCACTACTCGAGAGCATCGATACGCTGTCGGAAGAAGACCTCGACGCTCAGCTGAGCAAGTTGCTGGCCGAGCGCGGCGGCGCGAGCAGCCCATGA